A stretch of the Rhizomicrobium sp. genome encodes the following:
- a CDS encoding spore coat protein U domain-containing protein has protein sequence MRISFAALVLLLLLPAPAQALLCGTVLEPVRVTTAGLSFGSYFPGAASDLKINGTLKIDCGALSLDLLPDFTVSLGPGNAATPAPRYMLKSGVHLNYNLYTTSGYGTVWSTTAGSTVSFSALLNLGTVSLTVYGAVFKGQFIATGSYTDTVQVTVNY, from the coding sequence ATGCGCATTAGCTTCGCCGCCCTCGTGCTCCTTTTGCTGCTGCCGGCGCCGGCGCAGGCTTTGCTGTGCGGCACGGTGCTCGAGCCGGTGCGCGTGACGACCGCCGGGCTCAGCTTCGGATCCTATTTCCCCGGCGCGGCGAGCGATCTCAAGATCAACGGCACGCTCAAGATCGATTGCGGCGCGCTCAGCCTCGATCTCCTGCCCGACTTCACCGTCTCGCTCGGTCCGGGCAATGCGGCGACGCCGGCGCCGCGCTACATGCTCAAGAGCGGCGTGCACCTGAACTACAATCTCTACACCACCAGCGGCTACGGCACGGTGTGGAGCACCACCGCCGGCTCGACGGTGAGCTTCAGCGCGCTTCTCAACCTGGGTACCGTCAGCCTGACGGTCTATGGCGCGGTCTTCAAAGGCCAGTTCATCGCCACCGGCAGCTACACCGACACCGTCCAGGTCACCGTCAACTACTGA
- a CDS encoding ATP-binding protein, producing the protein MIPIQTYWSTIARILWPALLGIAGGGALALLYGAQTLAIVVAGGIAVALLVSFIARQGRLHLLEQRAELGDPGKSALSPLAREVLAHLPDPLMLLDPAGRVLFANAAMYTVIGVAPENKHVSLLLRTPSVLEAIAHSTATGENATVEFVTPVPVTRHYQAYVTHLASQPPVTALLLHDLTAIKRTEQMRADFVANASHELRTPLAAVSGFIDTLKGHARDDAQARDRFLDIMAVEAGRMRRLIEDLLSLTRIELNEHVRPSGKVSLETILREAFAALSPLARIDDIALELNAAPGLPSITGDRDELIQLFQNLIHNAIKYGRTGGHVWASIVPAPASGGRGAASQLAVTIRDDGEGIAPDAIPRLTERFYRVDVKRSREKGGTGLGLAIVKHIVNRHQGRLTIESRAGEGSAFTVLLPIAPGAAPAGVTEVL; encoded by the coding sequence ATGATTCCGATTCAAACCTACTGGTCCACCATCGCCCGCATCCTCTGGCCCGCCCTGCTCGGCATCGCCGGGGGCGGCGCGCTGGCGCTGCTGTACGGCGCGCAGACGCTGGCGATCGTCGTCGCCGGCGGGATTGCGGTCGCGCTGCTGGTGTCGTTCATCGCCCGCCAGGGCCGCCTGCATCTGCTGGAGCAGCGGGCCGAGCTCGGCGATCCGGGGAAGTCCGCGCTGTCGCCGCTGGCGCGCGAAGTTCTGGCGCATTTGCCCGATCCGCTGATGCTGCTCGATCCGGCCGGCCGCGTGCTGTTCGCCAATGCCGCGATGTATACGGTGATCGGCGTCGCGCCCGAGAACAAGCACGTCTCGCTGCTGCTGCGCACGCCCTCGGTGCTGGAGGCGATCGCGCATTCCACCGCGACCGGCGAGAACGCCACCGTCGAATTCGTCACCCCGGTGCCTGTGACGCGGCACTACCAAGCCTATGTCACGCATCTGGCGTCGCAGCCCCCGGTGACCGCGCTACTGCTGCACGACCTCACCGCGATCAAGCGCACCGAGCAGATGCGCGCCGACTTCGTCGCCAATGCCAGCCATGAGCTGCGCACCCCGCTCGCCGCAGTGTCCGGCTTCATCGACACGCTGAAAGGCCATGCCCGCGACGACGCCCAGGCGCGCGACCGCTTCCTCGACATCATGGCGGTCGAGGCCGGCCGCATGCGCCGCCTGATCGAGGACCTGCTGTCGCTCACCCGCATCGAGCTGAACGAGCATGTCCGTCCCTCCGGCAAGGTCTCGCTCGAGACCATCCTGCGCGAGGCCTTCGCGGCGCTCAGCCCGCTGGCCAGGATCGACGACATCGCGCTGGAGCTGAACGCGGCGCCCGGCCTGCCGTCGATCACCGGCGACCGTGACGAGCTGATCCAGCTCTTCCAGAACCTGATCCACAACGCGATCAAATATGGCCGGACCGGGGGGCATGTCTGGGCCAGCATCGTGCCGGCGCCGGCCTCGGGCGGCCGCGGTGCGGCATCGCAGCTCGCGGTCACCATCCGCGACGACGGCGAGGGCATCGCGCCCGACGCCATCCCGCGGCTGACCGAGCGTTTCTACCGCGTCGACGTCAAGCGCAGCCGCGAAAAAGGCGGCACCGGGCTCGGTTTGGCCATCGTCAAGCACATCGTGAACCGGCATCAGGGCCGCCTCACCATCGAGAGCCGGGCCGGGGAGGGCAGCGCGTTTACCGTCCTGCTGCCCATCGCGCCGGGCGCCGCACCCGCCGGTGTCACGGAAGTGTTATAG
- a CDS encoding methylated-DNA--[protein]-cysteine S-methyltransferase has product MTENMLFLDHVATPIGEILLVADGDGVLRALEFADKPERWRRDFARRFADRAMRETANPAGLSAQLDSYFNGDIAALDAIAVAPHGTEFQRACWTNLRKIAPGTTTSYGALAAKMGKPSATRAVGLANGANPVAIVVPCHRVLGSDGSLTGYGGGLERKRWLIAHERRYAAAVRNSSHRHETV; this is encoded by the coding sequence ATGACCGAGAATATGCTCTTCCTCGACCATGTCGCGACACCCATCGGCGAGATCCTGCTGGTCGCGGACGGCGACGGCGTGTTGCGGGCCCTCGAATTCGCCGACAAGCCCGAGCGCTGGCGCCGCGATTTCGCGCGCCGCTTCGCCGACCGCGCGATGCGGGAGACAGCCAACCCTGCCGGGCTCTCCGCACAGCTCGACTCATATTTCAACGGCGACATCGCCGCCCTCGACGCGATCGCGGTCGCGCCGCACGGCACCGAATTCCAGCGCGCCTGCTGGACGAATCTTCGCAAGATCGCGCCCGGCACCACGACCAGCTATGGCGCGCTCGCCGCCAAGATGGGCAAGCCTTCGGCGACGCGTGCGGTCGGCCTTGCGAACGGCGCGAACCCGGTCGCCATCGTCGTGCCGTGCCACCGCGTACTGGGCAGCGACGGTTCCCTGACCGGATATGGCGGGGGCCTGGAGCGCAAGCGCTGGCTGATCGCGCATGAGCGAAGATACGCGGCCGCCGTGCGTAACTCGTCGCACCGTCACGAAACCGTCTAA
- a CDS encoding AlkA N-terminal domain-containing protein, with protein MDGLADDICYRAIATRDARFDGRLFVGVKTTGIYCRPICPARTPKRENVTFWPSAAAAQEAGFRPCLRCRPEISPDAAAWRGTSNTVSRALALIAEGGLDGDEASLAALCERLGVGERQLRRLFDKHLGAPPIAVAQTRRVLFAKQLIQETRLPMAAVADAAGFGSVRRFNDAFRKLYRRAPRDLRRHSGRPAMLSSVTLRLGYRAPYDWDAILAFLGQRAIAGVELVEKDRYARTIQIDGLFGAVQVAPGRNHLEATIRFPRVTALLAIVARLRRLFDLDADIQTIGAHLSGDSALAPLIARRPGLRTPGAWDGFELAVRAILGQQITVAGARKLAVTIVGLAGSPVAPEISGDARLNRVFPAATRMAVADLSTLGMPRARIAALAALAGAVAADPKLIEPAGSYEETIAKLLALPGFGPWTAQYWALRALRDSDAFPAADVALLRSPLVAEAGKRPTPKALLARAETWRPWRAYAAQHLWTADGERV; from the coding sequence ATGGACGGGCTTGCCGACGACATCTGCTATCGCGCCATCGCGACGCGCGACGCCCGTTTCGACGGGCGGCTCTTCGTCGGCGTGAAGACGACGGGCATCTATTGCCGCCCCATCTGCCCGGCGCGCACGCCCAAGCGTGAGAACGTCACCTTCTGGCCCAGCGCGGCCGCGGCGCAGGAAGCCGGCTTCCGCCCCTGCCTGCGCTGCCGCCCCGAGATCTCGCCCGACGCCGCCGCGTGGCGCGGCACGTCGAACACCGTCAGCCGCGCGCTGGCGCTGATCGCCGAAGGCGGGCTCGACGGCGACGAGGCCTCGCTCGCCGCGCTCTGCGAGCGGCTGGGCGTCGGCGAGCGACAATTGCGCCGGCTGTTCGACAAGCATCTGGGCGCGCCGCCCATCGCCGTGGCGCAGACCCGCCGCGTGCTGTTCGCCAAGCAATTGATCCAGGAGACACGCCTGCCGATGGCCGCGGTCGCCGACGCCGCAGGCTTCGGCTCGGTCCGCCGCTTCAACGACGCGTTTCGGAAGCTTTACCGCCGCGCGCCGCGCGATCTGCGCCGCCACTCGGGCAGACCGGCGATGCTGTCCAGCGTCACCTTGCGCCTCGGCTATCGCGCGCCCTATGACTGGGACGCGATCCTCGCCTTCCTGGGCCAGCGCGCCATCGCGGGCGTCGAGCTGGTCGAGAAGGACCGCTATGCCCGCACCATCCAGATCGACGGCCTGTTCGGCGCCGTCCAGGTCGCGCCGGGCCGGAACCATCTGGAGGCGACGATCCGCTTTCCGCGCGTCACCGCGCTGCTCGCCATCGTCGCGCGGCTGCGCCGGCTGTTCGACCTCGACGCGGACATCCAGACCATCGGCGCGCATCTGTCGGGCGACAGCGCGCTGGCGCCGCTGATCGCGCGCCGCCCGGGCTTGCGCACGCCGGGCGCCTGGGACGGCTTCGAGCTCGCGGTGCGCGCCATCCTCGGCCAGCAGATCACGGTCGCCGGCGCGCGCAAGCTCGCGGTGACGATCGTCGGCCTCGCGGGCAGTCCCGTCGCACCCGAGATCAGCGGCGACGCGCGCCTGAACCGCGTCTTCCCGGCCGCGACGCGGATGGCGGTGGCCGATCTGTCGACGCTCGGCATGCCGCGCGCGCGGATCGCGGCGCTTGCGGCGCTCGCCGGCGCGGTCGCGGCCGATCCCAAGCTGATCGAGCCTGCAGGCTCCTATGAGGAGACCATCGCGAAGCTCCTCGCGCTGCCCGGCTTCGGTCCGTGGACCGCGCAGTACTGGGCCTTGCGGGCGCTGCGCGACAGCGATGCGTTCCCCGCCGCCGATGTCGCGCTGCTGCGCAGCCCGCTGGTTGCGGAGGCGGGCAAGCGGCCGACGCCAAAGGCGCTCCTCGCCCGCGCCGAGACCTGGCGCCCCTGGCGTGCCTATGCCGCGCAACATCTGTGGACCGCCGATGGCGAGCGGGTTTGA